One segment of Panicum virgatum strain AP13 chromosome 1K, P.virgatum_v5, whole genome shotgun sequence DNA contains the following:
- the LOC120710827 gene encoding uncharacterized protein LOC120710827 isoform X2: MPMRVLLNFFGGKASCHPICDNKALLKELLSADQQIPGRAAVASAGLGCGLVGRRQGKEHALVISNHWRDVDWLIGWILAQRSGCLGSKLAVIKSSRFLPVSYLICIFLWHVIYNLYSHWLVPLIVKHMQKFICGKSKQHKQVYLGVETCLSSIKKLG, from the exons ATGCCGATGCGTGTTTTGCTGAATTTTTTTGGGGGGAAAGCTTCAT GCCATCCTATTTGTGACAATAAGGCCCTTCTCAAAGAGCTTCTATCGGCGGATCAACAGATTCCTGGCAGAGCTGCTGTGGCCTCAGCTGGTTTGGGTTGTGGACTGGTGGGCAGGCGTCAAG GTAAAGAGCATGCACTCGTCATATCAAATCATTGGCGCGATGTCGATTGGCTTATTGGATGGATATTGGCACAG CGCTCAGGATGCCTTGGAAGTAAACTTGCTGTGATCAAGTCATCAAGGTTCCTTCCAGTGAGTTATCTCATATGTATTTTTCTGTGGCATGTAATTTACAATTTATATTCTCATTGGCTTGTGCCATTAATTGTAAAGCacatgcaaaaatttatttgtggcAAAAGTAAGCAACATAAACAAGTATATTTGGGAGTAGAAACTTGCTTGTCTAGTATCAAGAAATTAGGATAG
- the LOC120710827 gene encoding uncharacterized protein LOC120710827 isoform X3, whose protein sequence is MPMRVLLNFFGGKASCGSANFCGHPICDNKALLKELLSADQQIPGRAAVASAGLGCGLVGRRQGKEHALVISNHWRDVDWLIGWILAQRSGCLGSKLAVIKSSRFLPIDP, encoded by the exons ATGCCGATGCGTGTTTTGCTGAATTTTTTTGGGGGGAAAGCTTCATGTGGGTCAGCTAATTTTTGTG GCCATCCTATTTGTGACAATAAGGCCCTTCTCAAAGAGCTTCTATCGGCGGATCAACAGATTCCTGGCAGAGCTGCTGTGGCCTCAGCTGGTTTGGGTTGTGGACTGGTGGGCAGGCGTCAAG GTAAAGAGCATGCACTCGTCATATCAAATCATTGGCGCGATGTCGATTGGCTTATTGGATGGATATTGGCACAG CGCTCAGGATGCCTTGGAAGTAAACTTGCTGTGATCAAGTCATCAAGGTTCCTTCCA ATTGATCCCTGA
- the LOC120710827 gene encoding uncharacterized protein LOC120710827 isoform X1 — protein MPMRVLLNFFGGKASCGSANFCGHPICDNKALLKELLSADQQIPGRAAVASAGLGCGLVGRRQGKEHALVISNHWRDVDWLIGWILAQRSGCLGSKLAVIKSSRFLPVSYLICIFLWHVIYNLYSHWLVPLIVKHMQKFICGKSKQHKQVYLGVETCLSSIKKLG, from the exons ATGCCGATGCGTGTTTTGCTGAATTTTTTTGGGGGGAAAGCTTCATGTGGGTCAGCTAATTTTTGTG GCCATCCTATTTGTGACAATAAGGCCCTTCTCAAAGAGCTTCTATCGGCGGATCAACAGATTCCTGGCAGAGCTGCTGTGGCCTCAGCTGGTTTGGGTTGTGGACTGGTGGGCAGGCGTCAAG GTAAAGAGCATGCACTCGTCATATCAAATCATTGGCGCGATGTCGATTGGCTTATTGGATGGATATTGGCACAG CGCTCAGGATGCCTTGGAAGTAAACTTGCTGTGATCAAGTCATCAAGGTTCCTTCCAGTGAGTTATCTCATATGTATTTTTCTGTGGCATGTAATTTACAATTTATATTCTCATTGGCTTGTGCCATTAATTGTAAAGCacatgcaaaaatttatttgtggcAAAAGTAAGCAACATAAACAAGTATATTTGGGAGTAGAAACTTGCTTGTCTAGTATCAAGAAATTAGGATAG